From Planctomycetia bacterium, a single genomic window includes:
- the nusB gene encoding transcription antitermination factor NusB, which translates to MSRRSRAREVALQVLFQDDLNPGHNPGEADAFLKRRLSAPELIEFARSLVAGVRRNRAELDDYVTRTAENWGLQRMAATDRNVLRLGTFELVYTATPGAVAINEAVELAKRYGTANSAQFVNGILDKVMSLHRKSVG; encoded by the coding sequence GCTCTCCAAGTCTTATTTCAAGACGACCTGAATCCCGGCCACAATCCGGGCGAGGCCGATGCGTTTCTCAAGCGGCGTTTGTCCGCTCCGGAACTCATCGAGTTCGCCCGTTCGCTCGTAGCCGGAGTGCGGCGCAACCGAGCCGAGCTCGACGACTACGTGACCCGCACGGCCGAAAACTGGGGGCTGCAACGAATGGCGGCGACCGACCGCAACGTCCTCCGGCTCGGGACGTTCGAGTTGGTCTACACCGCGACTCCCGGCGCCGTTGCGATCAACGAAGCGGTGGAGCTCGCGAAGCGCTACGGTACCGCGAACTCGGCGCAATTCGTGAACGGCATCCTCGACAAGGTAATGTCGCTACATCGCAAATCGGTCGGCTGA